From a region of the Paenibacillus sp. R14(2021) genome:
- a CDS encoding ATP-binding cassette domain-containing protein, whose protein sequence is MITCENLVKIYKTAEVEVVALQGLNLQVNQGEMVAVIGNSGSGKSTLLNMLGGLDRPSAGRLTIAGKDMLKLTDKEQNVYKRETVGFIWQNKARNLVPYLTARENVEIPMLLHDRKKKRLRAIELLEAVGLGSRTGHKLQQLSGGEQQRVAIAIALANRPKLLLADEPTGALDTRTSDQIMALLRKLNSEMGLTIVIVTHDLDLAKQVQRVVLIRDGRTSSEMIRRTDEREAEDASGEETELDTHIEYAVMDRSGRIQVPERYLEAVGAKDADKVLLRLEEDHIVLRPIAPAGKTGG, encoded by the coding sequence TTGATTACATGCGAAAATCTAGTTAAAATCTATAAAACTGCCGAAGTCGAAGTCGTTGCGCTGCAAGGATTGAATTTGCAGGTGAACCAAGGCGAAATGGTCGCGGTCATCGGCAATTCAGGCAGCGGCAAATCGACCCTGCTGAATATGCTGGGCGGCCTGGACCGCCCTTCGGCAGGCCGATTGACGATCGCCGGCAAGGATATGCTGAAGCTGACCGACAAGGAGCAGAACGTCTACAAACGCGAAACCGTCGGGTTTATTTGGCAAAATAAAGCGCGAAATCTCGTACCCTACTTGACGGCGCGAGAGAATGTCGAAATTCCGATGCTGCTGCATGACCGGAAGAAGAAGCGGCTCCGGGCCATCGAGCTGCTCGAAGCGGTCGGACTCGGTTCGCGAACCGGCCACAAGCTTCAGCAGCTCTCGGGCGGCGAACAGCAGCGCGTGGCCATCGCCATCGCACTGGCCAACCGGCCGAAGCTGCTGCTCGCCGATGAGCCGACGGGCGCGCTGGATACGCGGACGTCGGACCAAATCATGGCTTTACTGCGCAAACTGAATTCCGAGATGGGTTTGACCATCGTCATCGTGACGCATGATTTGGATCTGGCCAAACAGGTGCAGCGGGTCGTGCTCATCCGGGACGGCCGGACGTCGTCGGAGATGATCCGACGAACGGACGAGCGCGAGGCGGAGGACGCGTCAGGCGAAGAGACGGAGCTCGATACCCATATTGAATATGCCGTCATGGATCGTTCCGGCCGGATTCAAGTGCCTGAGCGTTACTTGGAAGCCGTAGGCGCCAAAGACGCGGACAAGGTGTTGCTGCGGCTGGAAGAGGATCATATCGTTTTGCGGCCAATTGCGCCGGCGGGCAAAACGGGGGGCTGA
- a CDS encoding LacI family DNA-binding transcriptional regulator: MRGKVRIQEIADLAGVSKFAVSRALSGKSGVSAQTREKILRVAGQLGYFKNNEQQQRFTGELQEIEEVKWDGTIVVMFPNLRYQNREHIYWGPVFEGVSSRLRQRGLDIITITEPSDDNVFKLLNPEAIQGIITIGTVSTQILLKIKQMDIPVVMVDHSDPVFACDTIFTDNFNSMQQMMMKLISKGYRKFQFVGNIKDAQSYFDRWLAFRSTLESCQIALQQDPMLNGPEAQDIFLLFKQYRPVDLPEVYVCAHDVNAKFLIEQLGYLGIEVPARCAVTGFDNTCDSHPILATVNVNKELLGMRAVDQMLWRIQNPGTAHEKKLIYADVILRENYAHLLNGEVEQEEADAEAQ, encoded by the coding sequence ATGAGAGGAAAAGTGAGAATTCAAGAAATCGCTGATTTAGCAGGTGTATCCAAGTTCGCTGTTTCTCGCGCATTGTCTGGGAAGAGTGGCGTGAGCGCCCAAACGCGGGAGAAAATTTTGCGCGTCGCCGGCCAGTTGGGTTACTTCAAGAACAACGAACAGCAGCAGCGCTTCACGGGCGAGCTGCAAGAAATCGAAGAGGTCAAGTGGGACGGCACGATCGTGGTCATGTTTCCGAACTTGCGGTATCAGAACCGGGAACACATTTATTGGGGGCCTGTATTCGAAGGAGTGTCCTCGCGCCTTCGCCAGCGCGGGCTTGACATTATTACCATAACGGAGCCTTCAGACGATAACGTATTCAAGCTGCTGAATCCGGAGGCGATTCAGGGCATTATTACGATCGGGACCGTCTCGACGCAAATTTTGCTCAAAATCAAGCAAATGGACATTCCGGTCGTCATGGTCGACCACAGCGATCCCGTCTTTGCTTGCGATACGATCTTCACGGATAATTTCAACAGCATGCAGCAGATGATGATGAAGCTGATCAGCAAAGGCTACCGCAAGTTCCAGTTTGTCGGGAACATCAAGGATGCGCAAAGCTATTTCGACCGTTGGCTGGCGTTCCGTTCCACGCTGGAGAGCTGCCAGATCGCACTGCAGCAGGACCCGATGCTGAACGGTCCCGAAGCGCAGGATATCTTTCTCCTGTTCAAACAATATCGGCCGGTCGACCTGCCGGAAGTTTACGTATGCGCGCATGATGTCAACGCGAAGTTCCTCATCGAGCAGCTGGGCTATCTGGGGATCGAAGTGCCTGCGCGCTGCGCGGTTACCGGCTTCGACAACACCTGCGATTCCCATCCGATTCTCGCGACGGTGAACGTGAACAAGGAGCTGCTCGGCATGCGCGCCGTGGATCAGATGTTATGGCGCATTCAAAACCCGGGAACCGCGCATGAGAAAAAACTGATTTATGCGGACGTTATTCTGCGGGAGAACTACGCCCACCTGTTGAATGGGGAAGTCGAGCAAGAAGAAGCGGACGCGGAAGCGCAATAG
- a CDS encoding ABC transporter substrate-binding protein: MKKVKALTFLLAATMLTLTACGGGSNNSGGNVANNQPANDAPTGTATGNDSAANNASSGNDASGNNAAATNDAAPAPIDLGGREIHISAWWDGTPKGDTADSKKALDKLHEVEKKYNVKIKYDNIPFDKYMDKFTTAALSGTPMADISILEFKRALAPIKQGLILPLSEYTQATSDINNEQEHTIKLPQLIGDEYFFGGKGVSTVGMFYNRNLFKKLGLPDPQELYANNQWTWDKFLEVAKQATTDTNNDGKPDTWGFSDWAPGAARDFGATNGALFVNDDLTVGFTDPKMIETLEFINRLYNKENVVKVKKGDKNSWDETSTFKDGDVAMSSNFDWNVGGLPFEIGVVPNPQGPSGDGNYTYANTAQNGWVIPKGVKEPQMVYQIYEELQDLPSTEEYLGQNGLEALFKSQADIDMALEHINNTGRISLEEGVADYPWFSIMDDIIKKNQSVSATVQKYTAPAEAALAKLK; this comes from the coding sequence ATGAAAAAAGTGAAAGCACTTACATTTTTGCTTGCGGCAACGATGCTTACGTTAACGGCGTGCGGAGGCGGCAGCAATAACTCAGGCGGCAACGTCGCCAACAATCAGCCTGCCAACGACGCGCCAACGGGCACGGCAACGGGCAATGACTCAGCAGCGAACAATGCTTCGTCCGGCAACGACGCCTCCGGCAATAACGCGGCAGCGACAAACGATGCCGCCCCCGCTCCAATCGACCTCGGCGGGCGCGAAATCCATATCTCCGCATGGTGGGACGGAACGCCGAAGGGCGATACGGCCGATTCCAAGAAAGCGCTCGATAAGCTGCATGAGGTCGAGAAGAAATACAACGTCAAGATCAAATACGACAACATCCCGTTCGACAAATACATGGATAAATTCACGACGGCCGCGCTCTCCGGAACACCTATGGCCGACATCTCCATTCTTGAATTCAAGCGCGCGCTTGCCCCGATCAAACAAGGCTTAATCCTTCCTCTTAGCGAATACACGCAAGCAACTAGCGATATCAACAACGAACAAGAACACACAATCAAGCTTCCGCAGCTCATCGGAGACGAATACTTCTTCGGCGGTAAAGGCGTATCGACCGTAGGCATGTTCTACAACCGCAATCTTTTCAAGAAGCTGGGCTTGCCGGATCCGCAAGAGCTATACGCCAACAATCAATGGACATGGGATAAATTCCTCGAAGTCGCGAAGCAAGCGACGACAGATACGAATAACGACGGCAAGCCGGATACATGGGGCTTCTCGGACTGGGCGCCAGGCGCGGCTCGCGACTTCGGCGCAACGAACGGCGCGCTATTCGTCAACGACGATCTGACCGTCGGCTTCACGGATCCGAAGATGATCGAAACCTTGGAATTCATCAACCGGCTGTACAACAAAGAAAACGTCGTGAAGGTTAAAAAAGGCGATAAAAACAGCTGGGATGAAACGTCCACATTCAAAGACGGCGACGTCGCGATGTCCTCGAACTTCGACTGGAACGTCGGCGGTCTGCCGTTCGAAATCGGCGTCGTACCGAACCCGCAAGGTCCGAGCGGCGACGGCAATTACACCTACGCGAACACTGCCCAGAACGGCTGGGTCATTCCGAAGGGCGTAAAAGAACCGCAAATGGTTTATCAAATCTATGAAGAACTGCAAGACCTGCCTTCAACGGAAGAGTACCTCGGCCAAAACGGTCTGGAAGCGCTCTTCAAAAGCCAAGCGGACATCGATATGGCGCTGGAGCACATCAACAATACCGGCCGTATCTCCCTTGAAGAAGGCGTTGCCGACTATCCTTGGTTCTCGATCATGGACGACATCATCAAGAAGAACCAATCCGTAAGCGCTACGGTTCAGAAGTACACCGCGCCTGCTGAAGCTGCTCTAGCCAAATTGAAATAA
- a CDS encoding extracellular solute-binding protein: MTGACVVIALALLVVWTRSGNDGTAAAGSQSAFAEGSWSTLQDGRGDYAEYLSKHENSGFSDQEIVLDAASYAETEGDGFEKLIDYEGRSGTSLKTGEQGNVSWDINVTQEGFYNIALSYYPIAGKSSSIERSLQIDGVVPFTEASYLQFDRVWDNELEHVKQDNLGNDLRPEQIEKPSWREALLEDSDGYYADPFKFYLSAGHHTLTFVSQREPMVIHQLKLYQKQQPANYEAALKQYEKDGLKKADSQLITVQGEAALAKSSPTLYPQTERSTSSVAPYSPKLIRVNTIGGYNWRLPGQWIEWEVDVPETGLYKIAMKSKQEFVRGLYSTRRLLINGEVPFKEAEQIPFRYKNGYRIDVMGGDEPYLFKLEKGKNIIRMEDTLGEFAPLIREVKDSLYNLNAMYRKIIMITGASPDKYRDYRLDKQVPKMLETFQSESDRLTAISVELKRLSGGSSDSEALLKTMALQLKELIKNPDTIPRRLAAFKSNAGGLGTWLQKAIEMPLQLDAIYIASPDKKFPSSGEGFFSKLKHELATFAYSFVIDYNQIGNDSDKKNQKSITVWIGSGRDQANTLKAMIDETFTPQTGINVNLKLVQMNTLLPATLAGRGPDVAMQISNDIPVNYAMRDAAADLTQFTDYQEVSKRFRDSALVPYTYEKGVYALPETQTFNMLFYRKDVLTELGLEVPQTWDDVYKLLAVLSKNRMQFGMPITVPQTSVPVPGQNIPPNSIYGSLLMQNGGQFYRGGGKESDLDSKIGVETFKTWTDLYSDYKLEREFDFANRFRTGEMPIGIVDYTTYNQLTVFAPEIRGMWGFAPIPGTKLSDGTIRRDTPSAGNGTLMMGSAKDKDSSWEFMKWWTSEKTQTNFGREMEALMGASARYPTANIKALDSLPWPVADYDNLKAQFEYVRGVPEVPGGYFTGRHLQNAFLKVVVEKNTEARESIMDYTHYIQDEIKAKRKEFGLPE, from the coding sequence ATGACGGGGGCATGCGTTGTCATCGCACTTGCACTGCTCGTCGTATGGACCCGTTCGGGCAATGACGGCACGGCAGCGGCGGGAAGCCAATCGGCGTTTGCCGAAGGCAGCTGGTCGACGCTGCAGGATGGCCGCGGCGATTACGCGGAATATCTGTCGAAGCATGAGAATTCCGGCTTTTCCGATCAAGAGATTGTCCTTGATGCCGCAAGCTACGCCGAGACGGAAGGCGACGGCTTCGAGAAGCTGATCGATTATGAAGGACGATCCGGCACATCCCTTAAGACCGGCGAGCAAGGCAACGTATCCTGGGATATTAATGTGACGCAAGAAGGTTTCTATAACATTGCGCTTTCCTATTACCCGATCGCGGGCAAAAGCTCGAGCATTGAGCGTTCACTGCAAATTGACGGCGTCGTTCCGTTCACGGAAGCGTCCTACTTGCAATTCGATCGCGTGTGGGACAACGAGCTGGAGCATGTGAAGCAGGATAATTTAGGCAACGACCTGCGTCCGGAGCAAATCGAGAAGCCGTCTTGGCGCGAAGCTCTGCTCGAGGATTCGGACGGCTATTACGCCGATCCGTTCAAGTTTTATTTGAGCGCTGGCCATCATACGCTTACGTTCGTCTCGCAGCGTGAGCCGATGGTCATTCATCAGCTGAAGCTGTATCAGAAGCAACAGCCCGCCAATTATGAAGCAGCACTCAAGCAATACGAGAAAGACGGACTGAAGAAGGCGGACAGTCAGCTGATTACCGTTCAAGGTGAAGCTGCTCTCGCGAAGTCATCTCCGACGTTGTATCCGCAAACAGAACGTTCCACCTCTTCGGTTGCGCCTTACAGTCCGAAGCTCATTCGGGTCAATACGATCGGCGGCTATAACTGGCGACTGCCGGGGCAGTGGATCGAGTGGGAAGTCGATGTACCGGAAACGGGACTCTATAAAATCGCCATGAAATCCAAGCAGGAATTCGTTCGCGGTTTGTACTCGACGCGCCGACTGCTAATTAACGGCGAAGTTCCGTTCAAGGAGGCCGAGCAAATTCCGTTCCGTTACAAGAACGGTTACCGCATCGACGTCATGGGAGGCGACGAGCCATATCTGTTCAAGCTCGAGAAAGGCAAGAACATCATTCGCATGGAAGATACGCTCGGCGAATTTGCTCCGCTCATCCGTGAAGTGAAAGATAGCCTATACAATCTCAATGCCATGTATCGCAAAATCATCATGATTACCGGCGCATCGCCGGATAAATACCGAGATTATCGCTTGGATAAGCAAGTACCGAAGATGCTGGAAACGTTCCAATCCGAGAGCGACCGGCTTACCGCCATCAGCGTCGAACTGAAACGGCTGTCTGGCGGAAGCAGCGATTCCGAAGCGCTTCTGAAGACGATGGCGCTGCAGCTGAAGGAATTGATCAAGAATCCCGATACCATTCCGCGCCGCCTTGCTGCATTCAAGAGCAATGCTGGCGGACTCGGCACGTGGCTGCAGAAGGCGATCGAGATGCCGCTCCAGCTCGATGCGATTTACATCGCTTCGCCGGACAAGAAATTCCCTTCGTCCGGAGAGGGCTTTTTCTCCAAGCTGAAGCATGAGCTGGCGACGTTTGCATATTCGTTCGTGATCGATTACAACCAAATCGGCAACGATTCGGACAAGAAGAACCAGAAGTCGATAACCGTCTGGATCGGCAGCGGCCGCGACCAGGCGAACACGCTGAAGGCGATGATCGACGAAACGTTCACGCCGCAGACGGGCATTAACGTGAATTTGAAGCTCGTGCAAATGAACACCTTGCTGCCGGCAACCTTGGCCGGTCGCGGCCCGGACGTCGCGATGCAGATCAGCAACGACATTCCAGTTAACTACGCGATGCGCGATGCGGCTGCCGACTTGACGCAATTTACCGATTATCAGGAAGTGTCGAAGCGGTTCCGCGATAGCGCACTTGTCCCGTACACGTACGAGAAAGGCGTATACGCGCTGCCGGAGACGCAAACCTTCAACATGCTTTTCTACCGTAAGGACGTGCTAACAGAGCTGGGGCTAGAGGTGCCGCAAACTTGGGACGATGTGTATAAGCTGCTCGCCGTCCTAAGCAAGAACAGAATGCAATTCGGCATGCCGATCACGGTTCCGCAGACATCGGTGCCGGTGCCTGGACAGAATATCCCGCCGAACTCGATTTACGGCTCGCTGCTGATGCAGAACGGCGGTCAATTCTACCGGGGCGGCGGCAAAGAGTCCGATCTGGATTCGAAGATCGGCGTCGAAACGTTCAAGACATGGACAGACCTGTACAGCGACTACAAGCTGGAACGCGAATTCGACTTCGCGAACCGGTTCCGCACAGGTGAAATGCCAATCGGTATCGTGGATTACACCACGTACAATCAGCTCACCGTGTTTGCCCCGGAAATCCGCGGCATGTGGGGCTTTGCGCCGATTCCGGGCACGAAGCTGTCGGATGGAACTATCCGCAGAGATACACCGAGCGCGGGTAATGGAACGCTGATGATGGGCAGCGCGAAGGACAAAGACTCCTCCTGGGAATTCATGAAATGGTGGACCAGCGAGAAGACCCAAACGAATTTCGGCCGGGAGATGGAAGCGCTGATGGGAGCTTCCGCGCGTTATCCGACGGCGAACATCAAAGCGCTCGACAGCTTGCCTTGGCCGGTTGCCGATTACGATAACCTCAAAGCGCAGTTCGAATATGTCAGAGGCGTGCCAGAGGTGCCGGGCGGCTACTTCACCGGACGTCATCTGCAGAACGCGTTCTTGAAAGTAGTCGTCGAGAAGAATACGGAAGCGCGGGAATCGATTATGGATTACACCCATTACATTCAAGACGAAATCAAAGCAAAGCGCAAAGAATTTGGCCTGCCGGAATAA